The Dokdonia sp. 4H-3-7-5 genomic interval TAGGATCTGGCTCATCGCCTTCAACTTTCTTAGGAATCCCTAAAACAATATCCTCTACATCTACCTCTTCCTTCAAAGCTGGATCTGGTGGAGTATCTACTAATTGTCCTAAGTGGTTTACGTACACAAACTCGTTTGCTTTCTCTCCGCTTTCTTTTCGCGCTGCTTTTTTCTTGCGCTTGTCTTCGGCTTTCTTAAGCCTTTTCTTTTCTCGTTCTTTTTTACCAAAGGTTTCTTGTGGTCTAGCCATTAACTCTTTTCTCGTATTAAATGAAGTCGTTATAAGAATATCTCGTAACGCTCACGTTTACGCAGTTTAAAATACTATTAAGTCTGTAAAAGATTTTTGAACTGTGTAACCTACCTTTTGATAAGGTATTCGTGAATATTTGTAAAGATACAAAAAATAATGTGATTTTTTAACTTTCGCGAAAGCGTAATTATGTACACACCCCACTATGACTTGTATTTAACACCATTTGTTATCCTTTTCTTATCAATGGGTTAAAGCCCATTTTATAACTATAATATCTTCTTAACTTTATAAAAAACAAGAGATATGAAAACACAAGCAAATACCAATAACAAATTAAAAGAAGACCAAAAGGATACATCATACAACTCTGACATTACGAGTGAAGACCTTAAAGTATTAGGGCAAGACATTGAAAATAACATTCGTCAAGATGGTGGAGATGATGTAGCATTAACCAATAGGGAAGAAAATGTTGATTTTTCTGGAAAAGACTTAGATGTTCCGGGACGTAGTGCGGCTAGTAAGAAGACTACAAACCGAATTAA includes:
- a CDS encoding cold-shock protein, with the protein product MARPQETFGKKEREKKRLKKAEDKRKKKAARKESGEKANEFVYVNHLGQLVDTPPDPALKEEVDVEDIVLGIPKKVEGDEPDPIRTGFVEFFDSSKGFGFIKDADTPEKYFVHISEVRDGELKEGNKVSYEIERGQKGMNAVRVSKVA